Genomic segment of Limnohabitans sp. INBF002:
CGGTTTACGTGCCATGCTTCATTGCACTGACGCTTTACAGCGTACGTGCAACCTCTTTGATTTCGAAGAATTCCAACACGTCGCCTTCGACGATGTCGTTGTAGTTCTTGATGGTCAAACCGCACTCGAAGTTTTCTTTGACTTCTTTGGCGTCGTCTTTGAAACGCTTCAAGCTGTCGAGTTCGCCGGTGAACACCACCACGTTGTTGCGCAACAAACGCAACTTCGCGTTGCGACGTACGAAACCAGAGGTGACCATACAACCCGCGATCGCACCAATCTTGCTGACACGCAGCACTTGGCGAATCTCGGCTGTACCGATGACTTCTTCTTTCTTGTCGGGTGTCAACATGCCAGACATGGCCGCTTTGAGTTCGTCCACCGCGTCATAAATGATGTTGTAGTAACGAATGTCCACGCCATTGCTCTCGGCCAACTTGCGCGCGCCGGCGTCAGCTCGGGTGTTGAAACCAATGATCACGGCCTTAGACGCAATGGACAAGTTGACATCGCTTTCGCTGATGCCACCCACAGCGGCGTACACCAACTGCACCTTGACTTCGTCAGTCGACAACTTGAGCAACGAGGCAGCCAAAGCTTCTTGCGAACCTTGCACGTCGGCTTTGACGATGATCGGCAACAGCTTGACTTCGCCAGACGTCATGTCGGAGAACATGTTCTCCAGCTTCGACGCTTGTTGCTTGGCCAACTTCGTATTACGCACCTTGCCTGCACGGTAAGTGGCGATTTCGCGGGCACGACGCTCGTCGGTCATGACCATGAATTCGTCGCCGGCTTGCGGCACTTCGGTGAGACCTTGAATCTCCACAGGAATTGATGGGCCAGCCGATTTGATCGGCTTGCCGTTCTCGTCCAACATGGCGCGCACGCGGCCATAGGTTTGACCGCCCAAGACCACGTCGCCCACATTGAGCGTACCGGACTGAACCAGCACCGTGGCCACAGGACCGCGACCTTTGTCCAGACGCGCTTCGATCACCAAGCCTTTGGCCATGGCGTCGACAGGCGCTTTGAGTTCGAGCACTTCGGCTTGCAAGAGCACTTGCTCCAGCAACTCGTCGATGCCCGCACCGGTTTTGGCAGAGACTTCACAGAACGGTGAATCACCACCGAACTCTTCAGGCACCACTTCTTCAGCCACCAGTTCGCCTTTGACGCGTTCTGGGTTGGCACCGGGCTTATCGATCTTGTTGACCGCCACCACGATTGGCACACCAGCAGCCTTCGCATGCTTGATGGCTTCTTTGGTTTGCGGCATCACGCCGTCGTCCGCCGCCACCACCAAGATGACGATGTCGGTGGCTTTGGCACCGCGTGCACGCATGGCCGTGAAGGCCTCGTGACCGGGCGTGTCCAAGAAGGAAATCATGCCGCGTGGTGTTTCCACGTGGTAAGCGCCAATGTGTTGGGTAATGCCACCGGCTTCGCCCGACGCAACTTTGGCGCGACGGATGTAGTCCAGCAACGAGGTTTTACCGTGGTCCACGTGGCCCATGACCGTCACCACAGGGGCGCGTGTCAAAGACTCGGCTTGATGGCCGGACGCTTCTTCTTCAGTAAAGGCTTCTGGATCGTCCAGTGCAGCAATCACGGCCTTATGACCCAACTCTTCCACCAAAATCATGGCGGTGTCTTGGTCCAAAGGCTGGTTGATGGTGGCCATTTGGCCAAGTTTCATCAACTGTTTGATCACTTCAGAGGCTTTGATGGCCATCTTGTGGGCCAACTCGCCCACGGTGATGGTTTCTGGCACGTGCACTTCGAGCACGCGTGCTTCGACGGGTGCTTGTGGTGCGCGGTCATCGTCGCGGTCGCGGTCACGGCGGCCTTTGGGGCCTCCACGCCAGCTGTTGCGGCCCACACCACCACTCGCGTCACCGCGTGTTTTGATGGCTTTCTTTTTGGCTTGTTCGTCGGCCCAGCTGGAAGACAGCTTGGCGCTCTTGACTTCTTTGTTGCCAGGTGCAGCGGCGGTGCCAGGGGCGGCAGGTGCGCCTGGACGGGCACCTGGAGTGCCTGCCGGCTTGTGCAGCGTACCTTTGATGGCTTTGGGATCTGGCGTTGGCTCAGGCTTTTTAGCCACCATCTGCTTTTGTGGCGTGCTCATCATCAAGCGAATCGCTTCGGCTTCAGCCAAGGCTTTGCGACGACGAGAATCCAAATCAGCAGCGCGAGCCGTGTCTTCATCGGCACGTGCCTTAGAAGCCGCAGCGGCTTCCACACGCGCAGCTTCAGCGGCTTGCGCTTTGGCGTCGACAACGGGTTCAGAGGGTTCAGCTTTGGCTTCGGACGCAACAGCTTCCACCACCACAGCAGCTTCGGCTTGCGCTTTGGCTTTGGCGGCTTCTTGTTTGGCCTGCTCTTTGGCTTCTTGCTCTTCGCGCAGACGGCGTTTTTCGGCCAGCTCTTCTTCTTGACGACGGATCAGCTCAGCTTGGCGGCGTGCTTCTTCTTCACGTCGGGCCAACTCGGCATGGTCAATCGCAGGCACAACAGGCTCTTGCACTGCAACAGGTACGGGTGCGGCTTGGACTTCTGTCGCCTCGTCTTCATCGCGCTTGACGAAGGTGCGTTTTTTACGCACTTCCACTTGGATGGTGCGGGCTTTGCCTGTGGCGTCGGCTTGTTTGATCTCGGTGGTCGATTTCTTGACCAAGGTGATTTTCTTGCGCTCGGGCGATGCTGTGCCATGGCTGGCTTGCAAGTGGCTCAAGAGCATTTGTTTGTCGCCCTCTGTCAGCACATCGCTGGCAGAAGCTTTGGCAACACCGGCTGCCTTGAGCTGGTCAAGCAGGGTGTCGGTTGGTTTTTTGAGTTCGCTGGCAAACTCGGCTACGGTCGTACTGGACATATGTGATCTTCCTCGCCATGACCATTACTCTTGACCCGTGAACCAATGTTCACGTGCCTTCAAGATCAGGGCTTTGGCCTCTTCTTCGCTTTGGCCGGTGATGGCTGTGAGCTCGTCTACGGCCAAATCGGCCAAATCGTCACGGGTGTGTACGCCGCTCTCAGCCAACTGGGGCAAGAACTCCGCATTCAATCCTTCGAGGTCGCGCAAATCTTGCGAAACTTCTTCGACGCTCTCTTCGCGTGCAATTTCCATGGTGAGCAGCGCATCCTTGGCACGTGTGCGCAACTCGTTGACGGTGTCTTCGTCAAAACTTTCGATTTCCAACATCTCTTGCAATGGCACATAAGCCACTTCTTCGAGGCTGGTGAAACCTTCTTCAATCAAGATGTCAGCGACTTCTTGGTCCACGTCCAACTTGGCCATGAACAATTCACGGATGCTGAACGTTTCGTCAGCTTGCTTCTGAGCAGACTCAGCGGCATCCATGATGTTGATTTTCCAGCCGGTCAACTCAGCCGCCAAACGCACGTTTTGGCCGCCACGGCCGATGGCGATGGCGAGGTTTTCTTCGTCCACCACCACATCCATGGCGTGACGCTCTTCGTCCACCACGATGGAGCTGACGTTGGCAGGCGCCAAAGCACCAATCACGAATTGGGCTGGATCTTCGCTCCACAACACGATGTCCACGCGTTCGCCGGCGAGCTCGGTGGTCACCGCGTTCACGCGGGTGCCACGCACGCCCACGCAAGTACCGATGGGGTCAACGCGTTTGTCGTGAGAGATGACGGCGATCTTGGCGCGTGAACCCGCGTCACGGGCGCAAGATTTGATCTCGAGCATGCCTTGTTCGATTTCTGGCACTTCGTGGCGGAACAACTCCACCATGAACTCAGGCGCCGAACGCGACAAGATGATGGGCGCACCGCGCAAAGTCAAGTCCACTTCCATGATCATGGCGCGCACACGGTCACCACTGCGGAAGTTTTCTTTAGGGATCATTTCGCTGCGACGCAAACGGCCTTCCACGCGACCGGATTCGACAATGAGGTCGCCCTTATCCATGCGCTTGACCGTGCCGACAAAAATCTTGTCGCCGCGGGACATGAAGTCGTTGAGCAACATCTCGCGCTCAGCGTCGCGGATTTTTTGCAAGATCACTTGCTTGGCAGCCATTGCACCGATGCGACCGATGGGCAAGGACTCGACGCCCTCTTCGATGTATTCACCTTCTTCGACGTCAGCCACGCGCTCGCGGGCGTCCATCAACATTTCTTCGGCTTCAGGGTTTTGCAAACCAGCTTCGTCAGGCACCACCAACCAACGGCGGAAAGTTTCGTACTCGCCTGTGTCACGGTCCATCGCCACGCGAATGTCCACATCACCTTCGTACAGCTTTTTGGTGGCTTGGGCCAACGCCAACTCGACGGCGCCAAACACCACATCGCGTTCGACGTTTTTCTCGCGCGAGATTGCCTCGACCAACATCAACATTTCGCGGTTCATGATCGGTTACTCCTTCTCTTACCTATGTTCAACGGGGCTTTTTGCCCTTGAAATCCACAATCGGAGCTAGACGTGCTTCTCGCAGTTCGTCCAGCGTGAAACCCAGTGCGTGAACTGGCATTTCGGCTAATCTTTTGGGGCTGACTTTTTGACCAGGCTTGGCCTTGACTTCATCACGCCAGGTGATTTGCCAGCCTGCACCATCGTCGGTGCGCTCTAAAGTGCCACGGAATTTTTTACGGGTTGCCGCCACTTGGCCTGCCGCAGCAGCGCCAATGGGGGCCTTGAGCGTGAGGTCCACCTCTTCGCCCACAAAGCGCTCGAAATCAGCTTGGTGACGCAAAGGGCGATCAATACCGGGGGAGGACACCTCAAGGCGGGCGTATTCGGTGCCATCGACTTCCAGCGCAAATTGCAGCTGGCGCGTGACGCGCTCGCAATCTTCCACATTGATGGGCTGCACAGGCGTGTCAGCCGTCCAAGGCATGTCGATGGTGATGCGCAAGAGTCCCCCGGCGGAGCGTTCAATCTCTACCAGGTCGTAACCTAAGCCGGTCACTGTTTGTTCTACGGTTTGCTGCAAACTCACGTCGACGAATAGCCTTCAAAATCAAGTGTTCAAAAAACAAACGACCAAAAAAAACGAGCGGTAATTACCCGCCCGTTTGGTCGTGAAGCGCACATTGTAGCGCCTAAATGCTTGATTATCAAAGGATAAAAGGTATTTTTAGGCCTCGGCCCCTACCAAAATCTTCGTATACGGAGCTTGTGGGTTGTTCAAGATTTGGTCAAACGTACCCGCCTCCACCACCTTCCCGGCTTGCATCACCATCACATGGTGGGCCATGGCGCGAATCACCGACACATCATGGGTGATGAGCAAGTAGCTCAAACCCCGCTCCCGCTGGAGCTTTTGCAGCAATTGCAAGACCTGCAACTGGGTCGTGGCATCCAAAGCGCTGGTCGGCTCATCTAGCACCAACACCTGCGGCTCGATCACCAAAGCACGGGCAATCGCCAAGCGCTGACGTTGGCCACCTGAAAATTCGTGGGGGTAGCGCTGCAACAGGCCTGGAAATTCGGTTTCAGTTAAACCGACAGCCGCCAAAGTTACCAAAATGCGGCGCAAACGGCCTAACGCGTCCAGCTCGGGGGCGTGCAGAGTCAAGCCCTCAGACACCAGCTCTTGCACGTTCATCCGGGGTGACAGGGACGAAAACGGGTCTTGGAACACCACCTGCACTTTGCGGCGCAACGGCAAGTCTTGCACGGACTTGCCTTGCCAAGCCGCACCGTCGATGGTGAGCGTGCCCTTGGAAGGCATCAATCCAAGCGCCGCCAAAGCCAAGGTGGTTTTGCCAGAGCCCGACTCGCCAATCACGCCCAAGGTTTGCCCTGCACGCAAGTCAAAACTGGCAGCTTGAACCGCGACAAAGTGATCGCCTTTGAACCAGCCTTTCCAGCCTGAACGCCGAATGGGGTAGCTCACCCGCAAGCCCTTGGCTTGCATGACGATGGGCGCGTTGGCATTGGCGTTCACCACATCTCGAGGCGGCTGACTGTTGATCAAGCGTTGCGTGTAGGGGTGTTCTGGATAAGTCAGCACCGCATCGACGGCGCCCGACTCCACCACCACGCCCTTTTCCATCACCAACACTTGGTCCGCAAAGCGGCGCACGGTGTTGAGGTCATGCGTGATGAGCAACACGGCCATGCCAAAACGTTTTTGCAAATCGTTGAGTAAATCCAAAATTTGCGCACGCAGCGACACATCCAAAGCGGTGGTCGGCTCGTCGGCTACCAACAAGCGCGGGCGGCAAGCCAAGGCCATGGCAATCATCACGCGTTGGCGTTGACCACCCGAGAGCTGATGCGGGTAGGCGCTGGCACGGCGCACTGGCTCGGGGATGCCTGTGAGGTTGAGCAACTCCACGGCTTCATGCCAGGCCTCTTCGCGCGTCATGCCGCGTTTGAGTTCCAGCACCTCAGCAATTTGGTCGCCCACCATCATCAAGGGGTTCAAGGCCGTCATGGGCTCTTGGAACACGAAGGCAATGTCTTGGCCGCGAATGTGGACCAACTGACGTTCGCTGAGCTTGACCAAGTCATGCGTGTGCGGTGCATCGGTGGCTTCGGGGTGCAGGGTGTCGGCATCTTGCGCAGTCCACAGCACACGGCCAGACACGCGCGCACCTTCAAGCAGCTTCACAAAACTGAGTGCAGTCACACTTTTGCCGGAGCCCGATTCGCCCACCAAAGCCAGCTTTTCACCCAGGTCTAAGTTGAAGCTGATGCCTTTGACGACATCTTCCGATTGAAAACCAATGCGCAAATCGCGCACTTGAAGCAAAGGCAGTCTCATGGGCGTGCCTTTCTTGGGTCCAGCGCATCGCGCAGCGCGTCACCCATGAAGGTGAGCAGCATCAAGGTGACGACCAACACGGCAAAGGTGGACAAAGAAATCCACCACGCATCGATGTTGTTTTTGCCCTGTGCCAACAGCTCACCCAAGCTGGGCGTCCCCGGTGGCACACCCAACCCTAAGAAGTCCAACGACGTGAGCGACAAAATGGCCGCACTCATGCGAAACGGCAAAAACGTGACCACGGGCGTCAAGCTGTTGGGCAGCACATGACGCCACATGATTTGCGCGTCTGACAAGCCCAGCGCACGCGCGGCGCGCACATAGTCGAGCTGACGGTTGCGCAAGAATTCGGCACGCACGTAATCTGACAAGCCCATCCAACCAAACAAACCCAACAAAATGAGCAGCAAGGTGATGCTCGGGTCGAACACCGCTGAAAAGATGATGAGCAAATACAACTCGGGCATGGCGCTCCACACCTCGATGAAGCGCTGCATGGCCAAGTCAGTCTTGCCGCCAAAGAAGCCTTGCAGAGCACCGGTCAAGATGCCAATGACGGTGCCAAACAACGTCAGCGCCAAGGCAAACAAGACAGAGATGCGAAAGCCGTACAACAAACGGGCCAGCACATCGCGACCACGGTCGTCTGTGCCAAACCAGTTATCTGCCGAGGGAGGCGCAGGGTTGGGCGTGGCAGCAAAGTAATTCAACGTGCTGTGGTGGTAAGGAACCAGCGGGTACAAGGCCCAGTTACCAGGCTTGTCAAACTGAGCTTGAATAAACGGGTCGAGGTAGTCGGTGGGCGTCTCAAAGTCGCCACCGAAGGTCGTCTCTGGCTGGTTGTGCAGGATGGGCATGTAAAAACTGCCGTTGTAACGGGCCAGCAAAGGCTTGTCGTTGCACAACACTTCTGCCAACAAGCTCAAGCCAAAGAAGAACACAAACAACACCAAGCTGTAAAAGCCAAGGCGGTTATGCCTGAACCTCAGCCAAGCACGCTGGGTGGGCGACAAAGATGCTTCAGTCGAATTTGACACGCGGGTCCACCCATACATAACAAAGGTCGCTGATGAGTTTGGTGACCAAACCAATCAACGTGAACAAATACAAAGTCCCCAACACCACGGGGTAGTCTCGGCGCATGACACTTTCGTAGCTCAACAATCCCAAGCCATCGAGCGAAAACAAGGTTTCGATCAACAGCGACCCCGTGAAGAACGCGCCAATGAAAGCAGCCGGAAAACCTGTGACCAAGGGAATGAGCGCGTTGCGAAACACATGGTTCCAAATGACGCGGCGTTCAGACAAACCTTTGGCGCGCGCAGTGAGCACGTATTGCTTGCGAATCTCTTCGAGCATGGCGTTTTTGGTGAGCAGCGTGGTGACAGCGAAAGCCCCCAGCACGCTGGAAGTGACGGGCAACACGATGTGCCACAAGTAGTCGGTGATGCGAGCACCCCACGTGAGCTGCTCCCAGTTGGCCGAGGTCAAACCACGCAGCGGGAACCACTGCAACTGCCCGCCAAACACCACCAACAAAGCCACACCCAACACAAAGCCGGGAATGGCAAAACCCACCAACACCAAAAGACTGGTCACCAAGTCAAACGTGGAGCCCGCACGCACCGCCTTGGCCACACCCAACGGCACAGAGATGAGGTAGCTCAATAGAAAAGTCCACAGCCCCAAGCTGATGGAGACTGGCATTTTTTCTTTCACCAACTCCCACACGGTTTTGGGATAGAAAAAGCTTTTGCCCAAATCGAACACAGCGAACTGTTTGAGCATTTGCCAAAACCGCTCGGTGGGCGGTTTGTCAAAACCGTATTGCTGGCGAATTTCTTCAATGCGTGCGGCGTCCACGCCTTGGCGACCACGGTAGCCAGCGCCTGCCACGGCAGCGCCCTCGCCGCCGCTATCGCGGCCTTGCAACTGCGACACCATTTGCTCAACGGGGCCACCCGGCACAAATTGAATGACCACAAAGGTCATCAGCAAAACCCCCAACAAGGTGGGAATCATCAACAGCAAACGTCTGAAGATGTACGAACTCATGGCGCACGCTCCGCTCTTTTGGTCGCAGCCAAGGTGGCGCGGTTATCGATGGTGGCCCACCATGTCGATGAGGCCCATGTTTCGGGTTGGTAGTAGCGAGGCATAACCGCCGGCAACTCAAAGCGGCCGTTGCGCCATGCCACACGGTGCACACCGCCATACCAATGCGGCACGCTGTAGTGGCCGTGGCGCAGCACGCGATCTAAGGCGCGGACCGCCGTGATGAGCTGAGGACGGGTTTTGGCAGAGGTGACGTTTTCTAACAAAGCATCGACCGCAGGGTCTTGGATGCCAATGAAGTTACCCGAGCCCTCGGTGGTGGCCGCTTTTGAGCCAAAGCGCTCCATCAATTCAGTACCCGGCGACTCGCTGCCCACAATGCGGTTGCTGATGATTTCAAAGTCAAACACATCCAAGCGTTTTTGCAGAATGGCGAAGTCGATGACTTTGTAGTTCACCTGAAAACCCAGCTTCTCTAGGTTCTTGGTGTACGGCGTGATGACACGCCCCATGGCGCCTGAGTTGTCTAGAAACTCCACCGTGAATGGTTCGCCTTGCGGGTTGCGCAGCGCCCCATCGCGGTAAGTCCAGCCCGCCTCGGCCAACAAGGCCTTGGCACGGCGCAAATGGTCACGCAAGGTTTCACCTGATTTGGGGTCTAGCGAGGTGCGTGGTGGCTGAGGCACGGCGTCTTTGAACACCCCCGGTGCAAGCTTGTCACGCAAAGGCGTGAGCAAAGCCAGCTCTGCGGCGTCAGGCATGCCCGTGGCTTCAAAATCACTGGCCACAAAGTAGCCACGCACGCGCTGGTAAGCCCCGTAAAACAGCTGGCGGTTCATCCACTCAAAGTCCATGGCCAGGCCAATGGCCTCACGCACACGCGTGTCTTTGAACTTGGGCAACCGGGTGTTGAACATGAAGCCCTGAAAGTCGCCCGCATTGCCGTGCTTGAACTCGCTTTTCATCAGTTGACGCGTCGCAAACTGTTTGCCCGTGTAGCCCCTCGCCCACTCGCGCGCGATGAAGGACTGCACCAAATCGAACTCACCAGCCTTGAAGCCTTCAAGCTGCGCCGTGTTGTCTTTGTACAAGCGGTAGGTGATGCGGTCAAAGTTGAACAAGCCTTTGCGCACATTCAAATCGCGGGCCCAATAGTTGTTGTCGCGCTCGTAGCTCACATCGCGGCCAAACACCACGCGGCCCATTTTGTAAGGGCCACTGCCGATGGGGGTATCTGTGACGATTTTGTCCAAGGGCTTGGGATAGCCGTTTTCACTGCCCCACTGGCGGCTGAACACGGGCATGCCGCCCACGATCAAGGTCAGCTCGGGATTCACGCGCTTGAAGTCAAAACGCACAGCGCGCGGGTCGACCACCGTCACACCAGCTACCTCTGCATACAGGGTGCGAAATTGCGGTGCCGCCTGCTTGCTGATGAGTTGCTCAAACGAATACTTCACATCCTCGGCCATCACCGCATCGCCGTTATGAAACCGCGCTTGCGGACGCAGCTTGAAGGTGACCGAACGGCGGTCTGCCGCCACGCTCACATCTTCAGCCAACAAGCCATAGGCTGTGGTGGGCTCGTCCATGGTGCCCGTCAACAAGGACTCGAACACCAAGCCCGTCAAGCCAGGCGCCGCATTGCCTTTGAGGGTGAAGGGGTTGTATTTGTCGAAACTCGACAAACGCGAAGGCGGCACCAACACCAGCTCGCCGCCTTTGGGCGCCAGTGGGTTGGCATAGTCAAAGTTTTTGAAGTTGGCGGGGTATTTGATGTCCCCAAATTGCGCGTAAGCATGGCCTGCCCAAGACGGGCCAGAGCACAAAAACGCCAACAAAATGAGGAAGCTACGCATGCGACAATTCTGCAAGATTTTTTTGGAGAGATTTCATGAGTACAAAAACGGGTTTCCTGTCTGGCAAAAAGCTTCTCATCACGGGCGTGTTATCCAACCGCTCCATCGCTTATGGCATCGCCAAAGCTTGCCACGATCAAGGTGCCGAATTGGCCTTTAGCTACGTGGGCGAGCGCTTCAAGGACCGTATCACAGAGTTTGCTGCCGACTTCAACTCCAAACTGATTTTTGACTGCGATGTGAGCAGCGACGAGCAAATCACACAAATGTTCAAAGACCTGTCGGCCCACTGGCCCACGTTTGACGGCTTTGTACACAGCATTGGCTACGCCCCACGCGAAGCCATTGCTGGCGATTTCCTCGATGGTTTGTCTCGCGAAGGCTTTGCCATCGCACACGACATCAGCGCTTACAGCTTCCCAGCAATGGCCAAAGCCGCTCTGCCCTACCTCAACGACAAATCAGCCGTGTTGACCCTGTCGTATTTGGGCGCCATCCGCACCGTGCCGAACTACAACACCATGGGCTTGGCCAAAGCCTCGCTTGAAGCGTCTGTGCGCTACTTGGCCGAATCCTTAGGCGCCAAAGGCCGCAATCTGCGCGCCAACGGCATCAGCGCTGGCCCCATCAAAACCTTGGCTGCCAGCGGCATCAAAGGCTTTGGCAAGATTTTGAGCGTGGTGGCTGAAGCCTCACCCATCCGCCGCAACGTGACCATCGAAGACGTGGGCAACGTGGCTGCGTTCTTGATGAGCGATTTGGCTGCAGGCGTGACTGCCGAAATTACCTATGTGGACGGCGGATTTAGCCAAGTTGTAGGTGGCATTGCCGAGCCTGCAGCCGAGTAAGCTGGCGCTCCTGGCCACGCGGGTGGCCATTTTTGGGTGCGATCAGCCCCAAGGAGACGACCATGCAACGCCGCGACTTGCTTTCTCACCTCTCCTTGGGCTGCCTTAGCAGCTTCGCACCTTTACCCGCACTTGCCACACAGCCGCTCGAGCTGTGGCTGGCTAACCCGTACCAAGGCCATGAAAAACTCACCGACTACTGGGTGAGCGAAAAATACGATGGCATTCGGGGCTGCTGGGATGGCCACCAACTCTTGAGTCGAAGCGGCAAAGCACTCAACCCACCCACCTGGTTTGTGCAAGGCTGGCCTGCTCATGCGTTTGAAGGTGAGCTTTGGGCTGGACCTGGCCAATTTGAGCAAGCCGCATCTGTCATTCAGCAAAAACAAGCCTCCGACCACGCGTGGCGCGCCATGCGCTTCATGGTGTTTGATGTGCTCACACCATCCATAACTTTCACCGAACGTGTGGGGCGTTACCAAGGCCTGGTCAAGCACATTGACAAACCATGGGTGCAAGCGGTGGCACAAAGCCAAGTGCAAACACACGCCGCTTTGAAAACCTTGCTTCACACAACCGTGCAAGCCGGCGGCGAAGGTTTGGTGTTGCACCGTGGCAGCAGCCTGTACCAAAGTGGCCGCAACGCAGACGTGCTGAAGGTCAAACCACAAGAAGATGCCGAGGCCAAAGTGGTCGCCCATGAAGTGGGCCAAGGCAAACACGCCCAACGCACCGGGGCGCTGTGGGTCGAAACACCGCAAGGTCTACGTTTCAAACTGGGCACAGGTTTGAATGACGCCCAAAGAGAAAACCCACCAGCCGTGGGCCAGTGGGTCACTTATCGCTATCGCGGTTTGACCGACAAAGGCGTGCCGCGTTTTGCCAGCTTTGTGCGCATCAGGCCAGCGATTGAACGCTGACCGCCTGATGAAACACCTTAGGCTTTGACGCAGTCTGCGTAATAGCGTTTCACGCCGTCTTCGCCCACCTCTTCCACCAAGCCGTGGATGTCGGTTTCAAAACCCGGGCATTGCAAGTTGAATTCGCGAGCGAACTTGAGGTAGTCCACGAT
This window contains:
- the nusA gene encoding transcription termination factor NusA, with product MNREMLMLVEAISREKNVERDVVFGAVELALAQATKKLYEGDVDIRVAMDRDTGEYETFRRWLVVPDEAGLQNPEAEEMLMDARERVADVEEGEYIEEGVESLPIGRIGAMAAKQVILQKIRDAEREMLLNDFMSRGDKIFVGTVKRMDKGDLIVESGRVEGRLRRSEMIPKENFRSGDRVRAMIMEVDLTLRGAPIILSRSAPEFMVELFRHEVPEIEQGMLEIKSCARDAGSRAKIAVISHDKRVDPIGTCVGVRGTRVNAVTTELAGERVDIVLWSEDPAQFVIGALAPANVSSIVVDEERHAMDVVVDEENLAIAIGRGGQNVRLAAELTGWKINIMDAAESAQKQADETFSIRELFMAKLDVDQEVADILIEEGFTSLEEVAYVPLQEMLEIESFDEDTVNELRTRAKDALLTMEIAREESVEEVSQDLRDLEGLNAEFLPQLAESGVHTRDDLADLAVDELTAITGQSEEEAKALILKAREHWFTGQE
- the infB gene encoding translation initiation factor IF-2; protein product: MSSTTVAEFASELKKPTDTLLDQLKAAGVAKASASDVLTEGDKQMLLSHLQASHGTASPERKKITLVKKSTTEIKQADATGKARTIQVEVRKKRTFVKRDEDEATEVQAAPVPVAVQEPVVPAIDHAELARREEEARRQAELIRRQEEELAEKRRLREEQEAKEQAKQEAAKAKAQAEAAVVVEAVASEAKAEPSEPVVDAKAQAAEAARVEAAAASKARADEDTARAADLDSRRRKALAEAEAIRLMMSTPQKQMVAKKPEPTPDPKAIKGTLHKPAGTPGARPGAPAAPGTAAAPGNKEVKSAKLSSSWADEQAKKKAIKTRGDASGGVGRNSWRGGPKGRRDRDRDDDRAPQAPVEARVLEVHVPETITVGELAHKMAIKASEVIKQLMKLGQMATINQPLDQDTAMILVEELGHKAVIAALDDPEAFTEEEASGHQAESLTRAPVVTVMGHVDHGKTSLLDYIRRAKVASGEAGGITQHIGAYHVETPRGMISFLDTPGHEAFTAMRARGAKATDIVILVVAADDGVMPQTKEAIKHAKAAGVPIVVAVNKIDKPGANPERVKGELVAEEVVPEEFGGDSPFCEVSAKTGAGIDELLEQVLLQAEVLELKAPVDAMAKGLVIEARLDKGRGPVATVLVQSGTLNVGDVVLGGQTYGRVRAMLDENGKPIKSAGPSIPVEIQGLTEVPQAGDEFMVMTDERRAREIATYRAGKVRNTKLAKQQASKLENMFSDMTSGEVKLLPIIVKADVQGSQEALAASLLKLSTDEVKVQLVYAAVGGISESDVNLSIASKAVIIGFNTRADAGARKLAESNGVDIRYYNIIYDAVDELKAAMSGMLTPDKKEEVIGTAEIRQVLRVSKIGAIAGCMVTSGFVRRNAKLRLLRNNVVVFTGELDSLKRFKDDAKEVKENFECGLTIKNYNDIVEGDVLEFFEIKEVARTL
- a CDS encoding dipeptide ABC transporter ATP-binding protein, giving the protein MRLPLLQVRDLRIGFQSEDVVKGISFNLDLGEKLALVGESGSGKSVTALSFVKLLEGARVSGRVLWTAQDADTLHPEATDAPHTHDLVKLSERQLVHIRGQDIAFVFQEPMTALNPLMMVGDQIAEVLELKRGMTREEAWHEAVELLNLTGIPEPVRRASAYPHQLSGGQRQRVMIAMALACRPRLLVADEPTTALDVSLRAQILDLLNDLQKRFGMAVLLITHDLNTVRRFADQVLVMEKGVVVESGAVDAVLTYPEHPYTQRLINSQPPRDVVNANANAPIVMQAKGLRVSYPIRRSGWKGWFKGDHFVAVQAASFDLRAGQTLGVIGESGSGKTTLALAALGLMPSKGTLTIDGAAWQGKSVQDLPLRRKVQVVFQDPFSSLSPRMNVQELVSEGLTLHAPELDALGRLRRILVTLAAVGLTETEFPGLLQRYPHEFSGGQRQRLAIARALVIEPQVLVLDEPTSALDATTQLQVLQLLQKLQRERGLSYLLITHDVSVIRAMAHHVMVMQAGKVVEAGTFDQILNNPQAPYTKILVGAEA
- the rimP gene encoding ribosome maturation factor RimP; its protein translation is MSLQQTVEQTVTGLGYDLVEIERSAGGLLRITIDMPWTADTPVQPINVEDCERVTRQLQFALEVDGTEYARLEVSSPGIDRPLRHQADFERFVGEEVDLTLKAPIGAAAAGQVAATRKKFRGTLERTDDGAGWQITWRDEVKAKPGQKVSPKRLAEMPVHALGFTLDELREARLAPIVDFKGKKPR
- a CDS encoding ABC transporter permease, producing the protein MYGWTRVSNSTEASLSPTQRAWLRFRHNRLGFYSLVLFVFFFGLSLLAEVLCNDKPLLARYNGSFYMPILHNQPETTFGGDFETPTDYLDPFIQAQFDKPGNWALYPLVPYHHSTLNYFAATPNPAPPSADNWFGTDDRGRDVLARLLYGFRISVLFALALTLFGTVIGILTGALQGFFGGKTDLAMQRFIEVWSAMPELYLLIIFSAVFDPSITLLLILLGLFGWMGLSDYVRAEFLRNRQLDYVRAARALGLSDAQIMWRHVLPNSLTPVVTFLPFRMSAAILSLTSLDFLGLGVPPGTPSLGELLAQGKNNIDAWWISLSTFAVLVVTLMLLTFMGDALRDALDPRKARP
- a CDS encoding ABC transporter permease subunit, whose amino-acid sequence is MSSYIFRRLLLMIPTLLGVLLMTFVVIQFVPGGPVEQMVSQLQGRDSGGEGAAVAGAGYRGRQGVDAARIEEIRQQYGFDKPPTERFWQMLKQFAVFDLGKSFFYPKTVWELVKEKMPVSISLGLWTFLLSYLISVPLGVAKAVRAGSTFDLVTSLLVLVGFAIPGFVLGVALLVVFGGQLQWFPLRGLTSANWEQLTWGARITDYLWHIVLPVTSSVLGAFAVTTLLTKNAMLEEIRKQYVLTARAKGLSERRVIWNHVFRNALIPLVTGFPAAFIGAFFTGSLLIETLFSLDGLGLLSYESVMRRDYPVVLGTLYLFTLIGLVTKLISDLCYVWVDPRVKFD